The Ziziphus jujuba cultivar Dongzao chromosome 12, ASM3175591v1 sequence GCGCTCCGTTGCAATTAGCAAATCAAGAAATGGCAGAAGAAGAGGAAACCGGGAAGATCCGACCCGAATTCCCAAACGGTAGGGTCAAGAAGATAATGAAGCTTGACAGGGACATCAACAAGGTGAATTCAGAAGCCCTATTTCTCGTCTCTTCCTCCGCAGAGCTCTTCCTTGGATTCCTGGCCGAGAGGTCCGCCAAGGTTGCGGTCGAGAAGAAGCGCAAAACCGTGAAACTTGAACACATGCGATTGGCCGTGAAGAGGCACCGGCCGACGAGCGATTTCCTCCTTGACTCGCTTCCTTTGCCACCACAGCCGTCGGATCAACCGGCGACCGAAAGGAGCCGCTCACGCTCTGTTGCCGATAATTCTGCTCCGGCCGGAACTCGCCGGATCGATGATTTCTTTCACAAGCCAAACAATGAAGCTCAAGTTCAGATCAACGAGTCCTAGATCCAGAAAACCTCTTTTCTgcgagccccaaaaaaaaaaaaaaaaaaaaaagggaaaacaaaacaaaacaaaagcaaacatcGCTTGCTTTTGGTGCTTTTTACCAAGAATTACTTTGTTTTGATAAGTTTAACTGTTCtgttataatgaaaaaaaggaaaatgattaCGTTTTTCtgcaccattattattattattattattattttgatgcaTTTTCCAATATGGCTACATAATTCTACAGGCGAAGTAGACCAATAGTGCTTGATCAGAAATGGGACTTCCAGTTCAGTTAAGCTCCATATGGTAACACATGCAACACCATTTCCTCAcctgctttttattttattgctatttTAAATAACTGAAGTATTTAAATCTCACTCATGGAAAGCTAAATAGATAGGAAATAGTCATACATTTGAAGAAAATTTGGTAGTCATATTATTGAATTCTTGAATTGAGCTGTAGCTCGTAGAAAAAATATGCTTCACATTTTAACCATAAATCTTATTTACCTTAGAACTTAAGGTAACTTTgtgaaagt is a genomic window containing:
- the LOC107428348 gene encoding NCT transcriptional regulatory complex subunit A → MAEEEETGKIRPEFPNGRVKKIMKLDRDINKVNSEALFLVSSSAELFLGFLAERSAKVAVEKKRKTVKLEHMRLAVKRHRPTSDFLLDSLPLPPQPSDQPATERSRSRSVADNSAPAGTRRIDDFFHKPNNEAQVQINES